From a region of the Zingiber officinale cultivar Zhangliang chromosome 10B, Zo_v1.1, whole genome shotgun sequence genome:
- the LOC122028753 gene encoding CBL-interacting protein kinase 8-like isoform X1 — protein MVVRRVGKYEVGRTIGEGNFAKVKFAQNTETGESVAMKVLDRATIIKHNMVDQIKREISIMKLVRHPHVVRLHEVLASRTKIYIILEYITGGELFDKIIRHGKLSEAESRRYFQQLIDGVGYCHNKGVYHRDLKPENLLLDSQGNLKISDFGLSALPAQGDSLLRTTCGTPNYVAPEVLGHKGYNGAVADTWSCGVILYVLLTGYLPFDEVDLGTLYSKIDKAEFSFPSWFSDGSRSLIRRILDPNPETRMRMEDIRNDEWFKKNYVPVSPLEVEEVNLDDIYAVFDESEVNEQSRNEELGPLNLNAFDLIILSEGLNLAALFDRRQDYARHITRFLSRKSAKVVLSSMEVVAQSMGFKTHIRNYKMRVEGLTENRTAHLSVVIEIFEIAPSFLMVNIQRASGDVTDYLKFTKNFHSKLDEIIWKPATERNKTRFTRKSKR, from the exons ATGGTGGTGCGGCGGGTTGGGAAGTACGAGGTGGGCCGGACGATTGGCGAGGGCAACTTCGCGAAGGTCAAGTTCGCGCAGAACACCGAGACCGGTGAGAGCGTCGCCATGAAGGTGCTCGATCGCGCCACCATCATCAAGCACAACATGGTGGATCAG ATTAAGAGGGAAATTTCCATTATGAAGCTGGTTAGACATCCCCATGTTGTTCGCCTTCACGAG GTGCTGGCAAGCCGGACCAAGATATATATAATCCTCGAATATATTACGGGTGGCGAATTGTTTGACAAGATT ATTCGTCACGGGAAACTTAGCGAAGCTGAGTCACGGAGGTATTTCCAGCAGCTCATTGATGGGGTGGGCTACTGCCATAATAAAGGGGTTTACCATCGAGATCTAAAG CCTGAAAACCTACTCCTAGATTCACAAGGAAATCTCAAAATTTCAGATTTTGGTCTCAGTGCCTTGCCTGCACAG GGAGATAGTCTTCTCCGTACCACTTGTGGAACTCCTAACTATGTGGCACCAGAG GTACTTGGTCACAAGGGCTATAATGGTGCTGTTGCTGATACATGGTCATGTGGAGTCATTCTTTATGTTTTATTGACAGGATATCTTCCTTTTGACGAAGTTGATTTGGGTACTCTATATAGCAAG ATTGATAAGGCAGAATTTTCCTTCCCGTCATGGTTTTCAGACGGTTCAAGATCCCTTATCCGTAGAATTCTTGATCCTAACCCTGAGACT CGTATGCGAATGGAAGATATCAGAAATGACGAATGGTTCAAGAAGAATTATGTGCCTGTTAGTCCATTGGAAGTGGAAGAGGTTAACCTTGATGATATATATGCTGTTTTCGATGAATCTGAG GTGAATGAGCAATCTAGGAACGAGGAGTTGGGCCCTCTAAATCTCAATGCATTTGATCTGATAATTCTCTCAGAGGGGTTGAATCTAGCAGCATTATTTGATCGAAGGCAG GATTATGCAAGGCATATAACACGATTCCTATCTCGCAAATCAGCTAAAGTTGTATTGTCAAGTATGGAGGTTGTTGCACAATCAATGGGCTTCAAAACTCACATCCGTAATTACAAG ATGAGGGTGGAGGGCCTTACagaaaatagaactgctcatctCTCAGTTGTGATAGAA ATATTTGAAATTGCTCCATCTTTTTTGATGGTGAACATTCAAAGAGCATCTGGAGACGTGACAGATTATCTAAAG
- the LOC122028753 gene encoding CBL-interacting protein kinase 8-like isoform X2, with product MVVRRVGKYEVGRTIGEGNFAKVKFAQNTETGESVAMKVLDRATIIKHNMVDQIKREISIMKLVRHPHVVRLHEVLASRTKIYIILEYITGGELFDKIIRHGKLSEAESRRYFQQLIDGVGYCHNKGVYHRDLKPENLLLDSQGNLKISDFGLSALPAQGDSLLRTTCGTPNYVAPEVLGHKGYNGAVADTWSCGVILYVLLTGYLPFDEVDLGTLYSKIDKAEFSFPSWFSDGSRSLIRRILDPNPETRMRMEDIRNDEWFKKNYVPVSPLEVEEVNLDDIYAVFDESEVNEQSRNEELGPLNLNAFDLIILSEGLNLAALFDRRQDYARHITRFLSRKSAKVVLSSMEVVAQSMGFKTHIRNYKVSVVV from the exons ATGGTGGTGCGGCGGGTTGGGAAGTACGAGGTGGGCCGGACGATTGGCGAGGGCAACTTCGCGAAGGTCAAGTTCGCGCAGAACACCGAGACCGGTGAGAGCGTCGCCATGAAGGTGCTCGATCGCGCCACCATCATCAAGCACAACATGGTGGATCAG ATTAAGAGGGAAATTTCCATTATGAAGCTGGTTAGACATCCCCATGTTGTTCGCCTTCACGAG GTGCTGGCAAGCCGGACCAAGATATATATAATCCTCGAATATATTACGGGTGGCGAATTGTTTGACAAGATT ATTCGTCACGGGAAACTTAGCGAAGCTGAGTCACGGAGGTATTTCCAGCAGCTCATTGATGGGGTGGGCTACTGCCATAATAAAGGGGTTTACCATCGAGATCTAAAG CCTGAAAACCTACTCCTAGATTCACAAGGAAATCTCAAAATTTCAGATTTTGGTCTCAGTGCCTTGCCTGCACAG GGAGATAGTCTTCTCCGTACCACTTGTGGAACTCCTAACTATGTGGCACCAGAG GTACTTGGTCACAAGGGCTATAATGGTGCTGTTGCTGATACATGGTCATGTGGAGTCATTCTTTATGTTTTATTGACAGGATATCTTCCTTTTGACGAAGTTGATTTGGGTACTCTATATAGCAAG ATTGATAAGGCAGAATTTTCCTTCCCGTCATGGTTTTCAGACGGTTCAAGATCCCTTATCCGTAGAATTCTTGATCCTAACCCTGAGACT CGTATGCGAATGGAAGATATCAGAAATGACGAATGGTTCAAGAAGAATTATGTGCCTGTTAGTCCATTGGAAGTGGAAGAGGTTAACCTTGATGATATATATGCTGTTTTCGATGAATCTGAG GTGAATGAGCAATCTAGGAACGAGGAGTTGGGCCCTCTAAATCTCAATGCATTTGATCTGATAATTCTCTCAGAGGGGTTGAATCTAGCAGCATTATTTGATCGAAGGCAG GATTATGCAAGGCATATAACACGATTCCTATCTCGCAAATCAGCTAAAGTTGTATTGTCAAGTATGGAGGTTGTTGCACAATCAATGGGCTTCAAAACTCACATCCGTAATTACAAG GTATCTGTGGTGGTTTGA